One Candidatus Binatus sp. genomic region harbors:
- the moaA gene encoding GTP 3',8-cyclase MoaA, whose product MPRDSFNREIDYLRISVTDRCNLRCVYCMPLQGLRFLPNAELLSPAEIETVTRAAVSVGFRKFRLTGGEPTLRLDLIEIVERITRVPGVKGLALTTNALLLDDLAAPLKRAGLTRINVHVDSLDPATVERQMRWGSFDRIWRGIMAAEEAGLTPIKLNAVVTAGFNEADVVEMARLTIERDWHVRFIELMPLGGGECATLSVKRYVSNIETRRRIEAALGALVETPSDNAADEARNYQLPSARGVVGFISPVSEPYCGTCNRMRLTADGKFHLCLLNDDELDVRNAIRSNESAADRIAAVGRILRRAVELKPTGHHLLEGRSTQERSMYQIGG is encoded by the coding sequence GTGCCGCGCGACTCATTCAATCGCGAGATCGACTACCTGCGCATCTCGGTGACTGATCGATGCAACCTGCGATGCGTTTATTGCATGCCGTTGCAGGGGCTCAGGTTTTTGCCGAACGCGGAGTTGCTGAGCCCGGCTGAGATCGAGACGGTGACGCGGGCTGCGGTCAGTGTCGGGTTTAGAAAGTTCCGCCTGACCGGCGGCGAGCCGACGCTGCGCCTCGATCTGATCGAAATCGTCGAACGAATCACGCGCGTGCCCGGGGTCAAGGGGCTAGCGCTCACGACCAATGCGTTGCTGCTCGACGACCTGGCGGCGCCGCTGAAACGCGCGGGCTTAACCCGTATCAACGTGCACGTCGATAGCCTCGATCCGGCAACGGTCGAGCGGCAGATGCGATGGGGCAGCTTCGACAGGATCTGGCGCGGGATCATGGCGGCCGAAGAAGCGGGGCTGACGCCGATCAAGCTGAACGCGGTGGTGACGGCCGGCTTCAACGAAGCGGACGTGGTCGAGATGGCGCGGCTCACGATCGAGCGCGATTGGCACGTGCGATTTATCGAGCTGATGCCGCTTGGCGGCGGCGAATGCGCCACGCTTTCGGTCAAGCGCTACGTATCGAATATCGAGACGAGGCGGCGGATCGAGGCGGCGCTCGGCGCGCTAGTCGAGACACCGTCGGACAACGCTGCCGATGAAGCGCGCAACTATCAATTGCCCAGCGCGCGCGGCGTCGTGGGATTCATCAGTCCCGTCAGCGAGCCTTACTGCGGAACCTGCAACCGGATGCGGCTCACGGCGGACGGCAAATTCCATTTGTGCCTGCTGAATGACGACGAGCTTGACGTGCGCAACGCGATTCGCTCCAACGAAAGCGCGGCCGATCGGATCGCGGCGGTGGGCCGGATTTTGCGGCGCGCGGTGGAACTCAAACCGACGGGGCATCACCTGCTCGAGGGACGCTCGACGCAGGAACGCTCGATGTATCAGATCGGCGGCTGA